From a single Apium graveolens cultivar Ventura chromosome 2, ASM990537v1, whole genome shotgun sequence genomic region:
- the LOC141708582 gene encoding ribonucleases P/MRP protein subunit POP1-like isoform X1, with protein sequence MAATVTKHPQTPSTALPRSINVTRFAECRGPELEALHSIVSERLNGDFRSNRNKRRRTTGYDNRVGKKRFRKRQNNGVVDFNKKVPRRIRRKNELRRNESVGFGVSGDGTKRLRTHVWHAKRFTMSKIWGFYLPLGLHGKGRGSRSIMKSLRDGVVVHDASYCSAVQLEGPEENLLSILSTVLVPSEADSEVLSRKIISGVAFGIAMLHHGGATCSHTISPVTYMWRPHVRSAIKDVEKSDGLHDAETIDNSSALRLVWIWIHAAAFKEGFDAVECASRRENEKVGGHVNCISLESQLGKVEVMGSKASQLLQKILHPVKSFPQNNMDLKECSVDETQDEPQLNIFYSENEDCTSSSIISLVVNDPRIVTGKAEDQTSAGIQDSILESVSSPCFRNGESMNLWHAANGIYPPVEESILCREKYHQRMAFYCLNDQSSSMLNEPSKEQCSTVCPILLLKNSHPKNSIVRWSIILPISWVKAFWIPLLSLGGRAIGLREKHWIACEVGLPYFPSDFPGCSAYSCFMENEAADSVRDAELRPPSVKPFCIPISPPWDVVSYAFNKKKITGSENHIFPDILSSENMNNLATNSHKDFHRDPCCKNGVSFDGLVPRSARLLARFLSGINNCELHLFPSMPERKSCINKIMKDIEISKQGLDDNILVNYDHKLCFIRILIHAYKDGVFEDGAVVCAPHISDLAFMTSRLDNKFELKIPDTLLRSYFVQQPTGKWDLQEPSDPAGKESHRWPIGFVTTGFVHGSKKSVAGAFCEAVLLARLREEQWNAVPAKRRKEIYVLVRNLRSTAYRLALAEIVLEQHEQDVEYM encoded by the exons ATGGCTGCTACAGTAACCAAACATCCACAAACTCCATCAACTGCCCTGCCTCGTTCAATTAACGTAACAAGATTCGCAGAATGTCGTGGCCCAGAACTGGAGGCACTTCACTCAATTGTGTCTGAACGATTAAACGGTGATTTTAGGTCTAATAGGAATAAGAGGAGAAGAACTACCGGGTATGATAACCGGGTCGGAAAAAAGAGGTTTCGAAAGAGGCAAAATAATGGGGTGGTTGATTTCAACAAGAAGGTGCCACGTAGGATTCGTAGGAAAAATGAGCTGAGGAGGAATGAGAGTGTTGGTTTTGGGGTTAGTGGGGATGGGACTAAGAGGTTGAGAACACATGTTTGGCATGCTAAGCGGTTTACGATGTCGAAAATTTGGGGGTTTTATCTTCCTCTTGGTTTGCACGGCAA AGGAAGGGGTTCAAGGTCTATTATGAAGAGTCTAAGGGATGGAGTGGTTGTGCATGATGCTAGCTATTGTTCTGCTGTACAATTGGAAGGACCAGAG GAAAATCTATTGTCAATTCTAAGCACAGTTCTGGTGCCTTCCGAGGCTGATTCCGAAGTTTTATCACGTAAAATAATTTCTGGTGTTGCATTTGGAATTGCTATG CTTCACCATGGTGGAGCAACATGTTCTCATACCATTTCTCCTGTGACCTATATGTGGCGGCCGCATGTGCGGTCTGCCATTAAAGATGTGGAGAAAAGTGATGGGTTACATGATGCCGAAACAATTGACAACTCTTCTGCCTTACGCTTGGTCTGGATATGGATACATGCTGCAGCTTTTAAAGAAGGATTTGATGCTGTGGAATGTGCTTCTCGAAGGGAG AATGAGAAGGTTGGTGGTCATGTTAATTGTATTTCTCTCGAGAGTCAATTAGGAAAAGTGGAAGTGATGGGTTCAAAGGCATCTCAACTTCTTCAGAAGATACTACATCCTGTTAAGAG TTTTCCGCAGAATAATATGGATTTGAAGGAATGCTCTGTGGATGAGACTCAAGATGAACCTCAGCTTAATATTTTTTACTCTGAGAATGAAGATTGCACATCATCCTCAATTATCTCTCTCGTTGTTAATGATCCTCGTATTGTAACTGGGAAGGCTGAAGATCAGACATCAGCTGGAATTCAAGATAGTATTTTAGAGTCAGTCTCATCACCATGCTTTAGGAATGGTGAAAGCATGAATTTATGGCATGCCGCCAATGGAATTTACCCCCCTGTTGAAGAAAGTATTCTTTGCAGAGAAAAATATCATCAACGCATGGCATTTTATTGCCTTAATGATCAAAGCAGTAGTATGTTAAATGAACCATCTAAGGAGCAGTGTTCTACTGTATGCCCAATTCTGCTTTTAAAGAACAGTCACCCAAAGAATTCCATTGTGAG ATGGTCTATTATACTTCCGATCAGTTGGGTCAAAGCATTTTGGATTCCTCTGTTGTCTCTTGGAGGCCGTGCTATAGGTTTGAGAGAAAAGCATTGGATTGCATGTGAA GTTGGGCTGCCATATTTTCCTTCAGACTTTCCTGGTTGCAGTGCCTACTCATGTTTTATGGAAAATGAAGCAGCTGACTCTGTTCGAGATGCAGAGCTTCGTCCTCCTTCTGTGAAGCCTTTCTGCATTCCAATTTCGCCTCCATGGGACGTTGTTTCTTACGCTTTTAACAAAAAGAAAATTACTGGGTCAGAAAATCATATTTTTCCAGATATTTTATCTTCCGAAAATATGAACAACTTAGCTACCAACTCCCATAAAGATTTCCATAGAGATCCATGTTGTAAAAATGGTGTTTCATTTGATGGTTTGGTACCAAGGTCAGCTCGTTTGCTGGCTAGATTCCTCAGCGGCATTAATAATTGTGAACTTCACTTATTCCCTAGTATGCCTGAAAGAAAAAGCTgcataaataaaattatgaaggATATAGAGATATCTAAGCAGGGCCTAGACGATAACATCCTTGTGAATTATGACCATAAATTATGCTTTATCAGAATTCTTATTCATGCGTACAAGGATGGTGTCTTTGAAGACGGAGCTGTTGTTTGCGCCCCTCATATATCTGATCTTGCGTTCATGACTTCCAG ACTGGACAACAAATTTGAACTGAAAATTCCGGATACACTTTTGAGATCATATTTTGTACAACAACCAACTGGTAAATGGGATCTTCAGGAACCCAGCGACCCTGCTGGTAAGGAGTCTCACAGATGGCCGATTGGATTTGTCACTACAGGATTTGTTCATGGAAG CAAGAAATCAGTGGCAGGGGCCTTTTGTGAAGCAGTCTTACTTGCCCGTCTTAGGGAAGAGCAGTGGAATGCTGTGCCTGCAAAACGGAGGAAGGAGATATATGTTTTGGTGAGGAATCTGAGGTCCACGGCCTACAGACTTGCTCTTGCGGAAATTGTACTAGAACAACATGAACAAGATGTTGAGTACATGTAG
- the LOC141708582 gene encoding ribonucleases P/MRP protein subunit POP1-like isoform X2, which yields MAATVTKHPQTPSTALPRSINVTRFAECRGPELEALHSIVSERLNGDFRSNRNKRRRTTGYDNRVGKKRFRKRQNNGVVDFNKKVPRRIRRKNELRRNESVGFGVSGDGTKRLRTHVWHAKRFTMSKIWGFYLPLGLHGKGRGSRSIMKSLRDGVVVHDASYCSAVQLEGPELHHGGATCSHTISPVTYMWRPHVRSAIKDVEKSDGLHDAETIDNSSALRLVWIWIHAAAFKEGFDAVECASRRENEKVGGHVNCISLESQLGKVEVMGSKASQLLQKILHPVKSFPQNNMDLKECSVDETQDEPQLNIFYSENEDCTSSSIISLVVNDPRIVTGKAEDQTSAGIQDSILESVSSPCFRNGESMNLWHAANGIYPPVEESILCREKYHQRMAFYCLNDQSSSMLNEPSKEQCSTVCPILLLKNSHPKNSIVRWSIILPISWVKAFWIPLLSLGGRAIGLREKHWIACEVGLPYFPSDFPGCSAYSCFMENEAADSVRDAELRPPSVKPFCIPISPPWDVVSYAFNKKKITGSENHIFPDILSSENMNNLATNSHKDFHRDPCCKNGVSFDGLVPRSARLLARFLSGINNCELHLFPSMPERKSCINKIMKDIEISKQGLDDNILVNYDHKLCFIRILIHAYKDGVFEDGAVVCAPHISDLAFMTSRLDNKFELKIPDTLLRSYFVQQPTGKWDLQEPSDPAGKESHRWPIGFVTTGFVHGSKKSVAGAFCEAVLLARLREEQWNAVPAKRRKEIYVLVRNLRSTAYRLALAEIVLEQHEQDVEYM from the exons ATGGCTGCTACAGTAACCAAACATCCACAAACTCCATCAACTGCCCTGCCTCGTTCAATTAACGTAACAAGATTCGCAGAATGTCGTGGCCCAGAACTGGAGGCACTTCACTCAATTGTGTCTGAACGATTAAACGGTGATTTTAGGTCTAATAGGAATAAGAGGAGAAGAACTACCGGGTATGATAACCGGGTCGGAAAAAAGAGGTTTCGAAAGAGGCAAAATAATGGGGTGGTTGATTTCAACAAGAAGGTGCCACGTAGGATTCGTAGGAAAAATGAGCTGAGGAGGAATGAGAGTGTTGGTTTTGGGGTTAGTGGGGATGGGACTAAGAGGTTGAGAACACATGTTTGGCATGCTAAGCGGTTTACGATGTCGAAAATTTGGGGGTTTTATCTTCCTCTTGGTTTGCACGGCAA AGGAAGGGGTTCAAGGTCTATTATGAAGAGTCTAAGGGATGGAGTGGTTGTGCATGATGCTAGCTATTGTTCTGCTGTACAATTGGAAGGACCAGAG CTTCACCATGGTGGAGCAACATGTTCTCATACCATTTCTCCTGTGACCTATATGTGGCGGCCGCATGTGCGGTCTGCCATTAAAGATGTGGAGAAAAGTGATGGGTTACATGATGCCGAAACAATTGACAACTCTTCTGCCTTACGCTTGGTCTGGATATGGATACATGCTGCAGCTTTTAAAGAAGGATTTGATGCTGTGGAATGTGCTTCTCGAAGGGAG AATGAGAAGGTTGGTGGTCATGTTAATTGTATTTCTCTCGAGAGTCAATTAGGAAAAGTGGAAGTGATGGGTTCAAAGGCATCTCAACTTCTTCAGAAGATACTACATCCTGTTAAGAG TTTTCCGCAGAATAATATGGATTTGAAGGAATGCTCTGTGGATGAGACTCAAGATGAACCTCAGCTTAATATTTTTTACTCTGAGAATGAAGATTGCACATCATCCTCAATTATCTCTCTCGTTGTTAATGATCCTCGTATTGTAACTGGGAAGGCTGAAGATCAGACATCAGCTGGAATTCAAGATAGTATTTTAGAGTCAGTCTCATCACCATGCTTTAGGAATGGTGAAAGCATGAATTTATGGCATGCCGCCAATGGAATTTACCCCCCTGTTGAAGAAAGTATTCTTTGCAGAGAAAAATATCATCAACGCATGGCATTTTATTGCCTTAATGATCAAAGCAGTAGTATGTTAAATGAACCATCTAAGGAGCAGTGTTCTACTGTATGCCCAATTCTGCTTTTAAAGAACAGTCACCCAAAGAATTCCATTGTGAG ATGGTCTATTATACTTCCGATCAGTTGGGTCAAAGCATTTTGGATTCCTCTGTTGTCTCTTGGAGGCCGTGCTATAGGTTTGAGAGAAAAGCATTGGATTGCATGTGAA GTTGGGCTGCCATATTTTCCTTCAGACTTTCCTGGTTGCAGTGCCTACTCATGTTTTATGGAAAATGAAGCAGCTGACTCTGTTCGAGATGCAGAGCTTCGTCCTCCTTCTGTGAAGCCTTTCTGCATTCCAATTTCGCCTCCATGGGACGTTGTTTCTTACGCTTTTAACAAAAAGAAAATTACTGGGTCAGAAAATCATATTTTTCCAGATATTTTATCTTCCGAAAATATGAACAACTTAGCTACCAACTCCCATAAAGATTTCCATAGAGATCCATGTTGTAAAAATGGTGTTTCATTTGATGGTTTGGTACCAAGGTCAGCTCGTTTGCTGGCTAGATTCCTCAGCGGCATTAATAATTGTGAACTTCACTTATTCCCTAGTATGCCTGAAAGAAAAAGCTgcataaataaaattatgaaggATATAGAGATATCTAAGCAGGGCCTAGACGATAACATCCTTGTGAATTATGACCATAAATTATGCTTTATCAGAATTCTTATTCATGCGTACAAGGATGGTGTCTTTGAAGACGGAGCTGTTGTTTGCGCCCCTCATATATCTGATCTTGCGTTCATGACTTCCAG ACTGGACAACAAATTTGAACTGAAAATTCCGGATACACTTTTGAGATCATATTTTGTACAACAACCAACTGGTAAATGGGATCTTCAGGAACCCAGCGACCCTGCTGGTAAGGAGTCTCACAGATGGCCGATTGGATTTGTCACTACAGGATTTGTTCATGGAAG CAAGAAATCAGTGGCAGGGGCCTTTTGTGAAGCAGTCTTACTTGCCCGTCTTAGGGAAGAGCAGTGGAATGCTGTGCCTGCAAAACGGAGGAAGGAGATATATGTTTTGGTGAGGAATCTGAGGTCCACGGCCTACAGACTTGCTCTTGCGGAAATTGTACTAGAACAACATGAACAAGATGTTGAGTACATGTAG
- the LOC141708582 gene encoding ribonucleases P/MRP protein subunit POP1-like isoform X3, with product MKSLRDGVVVHDASYCSAVQLEGPEENLLSILSTVLVPSEADSEVLSRKIISGVAFGIAMLHHGGATCSHTISPVTYMWRPHVRSAIKDVEKSDGLHDAETIDNSSALRLVWIWIHAAAFKEGFDAVECASRRENEKVGGHVNCISLESQLGKVEVMGSKASQLLQKILHPVKSFPQNNMDLKECSVDETQDEPQLNIFYSENEDCTSSSIISLVVNDPRIVTGKAEDQTSAGIQDSILESVSSPCFRNGESMNLWHAANGIYPPVEESILCREKYHQRMAFYCLNDQSSSMLNEPSKEQCSTVCPILLLKNSHPKNSIVRWSIILPISWVKAFWIPLLSLGGRAIGLREKHWIACEVGLPYFPSDFPGCSAYSCFMENEAADSVRDAELRPPSVKPFCIPISPPWDVVSYAFNKKKITGSENHIFPDILSSENMNNLATNSHKDFHRDPCCKNGVSFDGLVPRSARLLARFLSGINNCELHLFPSMPERKSCINKIMKDIEISKQGLDDNILVNYDHKLCFIRILIHAYKDGVFEDGAVVCAPHISDLAFMTSRLDNKFELKIPDTLLRSYFVQQPTGKWDLQEPSDPAGKESHRWPIGFVTTGFVHGSKKSVAGAFCEAVLLARLREEQWNAVPAKRRKEIYVLVRNLRSTAYRLALAEIVLEQHEQDVEYM from the exons ATGAAGAGTCTAAGGGATGGAGTGGTTGTGCATGATGCTAGCTATTGTTCTGCTGTACAATTGGAAGGACCAGAG GAAAATCTATTGTCAATTCTAAGCACAGTTCTGGTGCCTTCCGAGGCTGATTCCGAAGTTTTATCACGTAAAATAATTTCTGGTGTTGCATTTGGAATTGCTATG CTTCACCATGGTGGAGCAACATGTTCTCATACCATTTCTCCTGTGACCTATATGTGGCGGCCGCATGTGCGGTCTGCCATTAAAGATGTGGAGAAAAGTGATGGGTTACATGATGCCGAAACAATTGACAACTCTTCTGCCTTACGCTTGGTCTGGATATGGATACATGCTGCAGCTTTTAAAGAAGGATTTGATGCTGTGGAATGTGCTTCTCGAAGGGAG AATGAGAAGGTTGGTGGTCATGTTAATTGTATTTCTCTCGAGAGTCAATTAGGAAAAGTGGAAGTGATGGGTTCAAAGGCATCTCAACTTCTTCAGAAGATACTACATCCTGTTAAGAG TTTTCCGCAGAATAATATGGATTTGAAGGAATGCTCTGTGGATGAGACTCAAGATGAACCTCAGCTTAATATTTTTTACTCTGAGAATGAAGATTGCACATCATCCTCAATTATCTCTCTCGTTGTTAATGATCCTCGTATTGTAACTGGGAAGGCTGAAGATCAGACATCAGCTGGAATTCAAGATAGTATTTTAGAGTCAGTCTCATCACCATGCTTTAGGAATGGTGAAAGCATGAATTTATGGCATGCCGCCAATGGAATTTACCCCCCTGTTGAAGAAAGTATTCTTTGCAGAGAAAAATATCATCAACGCATGGCATTTTATTGCCTTAATGATCAAAGCAGTAGTATGTTAAATGAACCATCTAAGGAGCAGTGTTCTACTGTATGCCCAATTCTGCTTTTAAAGAACAGTCACCCAAAGAATTCCATTGTGAG ATGGTCTATTATACTTCCGATCAGTTGGGTCAAAGCATTTTGGATTCCTCTGTTGTCTCTTGGAGGCCGTGCTATAGGTTTGAGAGAAAAGCATTGGATTGCATGTGAA GTTGGGCTGCCATATTTTCCTTCAGACTTTCCTGGTTGCAGTGCCTACTCATGTTTTATGGAAAATGAAGCAGCTGACTCTGTTCGAGATGCAGAGCTTCGTCCTCCTTCTGTGAAGCCTTTCTGCATTCCAATTTCGCCTCCATGGGACGTTGTTTCTTACGCTTTTAACAAAAAGAAAATTACTGGGTCAGAAAATCATATTTTTCCAGATATTTTATCTTCCGAAAATATGAACAACTTAGCTACCAACTCCCATAAAGATTTCCATAGAGATCCATGTTGTAAAAATGGTGTTTCATTTGATGGTTTGGTACCAAGGTCAGCTCGTTTGCTGGCTAGATTCCTCAGCGGCATTAATAATTGTGAACTTCACTTATTCCCTAGTATGCCTGAAAGAAAAAGCTgcataaataaaattatgaaggATATAGAGATATCTAAGCAGGGCCTAGACGATAACATCCTTGTGAATTATGACCATAAATTATGCTTTATCAGAATTCTTATTCATGCGTACAAGGATGGTGTCTTTGAAGACGGAGCTGTTGTTTGCGCCCCTCATATATCTGATCTTGCGTTCATGACTTCCAG ACTGGACAACAAATTTGAACTGAAAATTCCGGATACACTTTTGAGATCATATTTTGTACAACAACCAACTGGTAAATGGGATCTTCAGGAACCCAGCGACCCTGCTGGTAAGGAGTCTCACAGATGGCCGATTGGATTTGTCACTACAGGATTTGTTCATGGAAG CAAGAAATCAGTGGCAGGGGCCTTTTGTGAAGCAGTCTTACTTGCCCGTCTTAGGGAAGAGCAGTGGAATGCTGTGCCTGCAAAACGGAGGAAGGAGATATATGTTTTGGTGAGGAATCTGAGGTCCACGGCCTACAGACTTGCTCTTGCGGAAATTGTACTAGAACAACATGAACAAGATGTTGAGTACATGTAG
- the LOC141708582 gene encoding ribonucleases P/MRP protein subunit POP1-like isoform X4, with protein MEWLCMMLAIVLLYNWKDQRQENLLSILSTVLVPSEADSEVLSRKIISGVAFGIAMLHHGGATCSHTISPVTYMWRPHVRSAIKDVEKSDGLHDAETIDNSSALRLVWIWIHAAAFKEGFDAVECASRRENEKVGGHVNCISLESQLGKVEVMGSKASQLLQKILHPVKSFPQNNMDLKECSVDETQDEPQLNIFYSENEDCTSSSIISLVVNDPRIVTGKAEDQTSAGIQDSILESVSSPCFRNGESMNLWHAANGIYPPVEESILCREKYHQRMAFYCLNDQSSSMLNEPSKEQCSTVCPILLLKNSHPKNSIVRWSIILPISWVKAFWIPLLSLGGRAIGLREKHWIACEVGLPYFPSDFPGCSAYSCFMENEAADSVRDAELRPPSVKPFCIPISPPWDVVSYAFNKKKITGSENHIFPDILSSENMNNLATNSHKDFHRDPCCKNGVSFDGLVPRSARLLARFLSGINNCELHLFPSMPERKSCINKIMKDIEISKQGLDDNILVNYDHKLCFIRILIHAYKDGVFEDGAVVCAPHISDLAFMTSRLDNKFELKIPDTLLRSYFVQQPTGKWDLQEPSDPAGKESHRWPIGFVTTGFVHGSKKSVAGAFCEAVLLARLREEQWNAVPAKRRKEIYVLVRNLRSTAYRLALAEIVLEQHEQDVEYM; from the exons ATGGAGTGGTTGTGCATGATGCTAGCTATTGTTCTGCTGTACAATTGGAAGGACCAGAGGCAG GAAAATCTATTGTCAATTCTAAGCACAGTTCTGGTGCCTTCCGAGGCTGATTCCGAAGTTTTATCACGTAAAATAATTTCTGGTGTTGCATTTGGAATTGCTATG CTTCACCATGGTGGAGCAACATGTTCTCATACCATTTCTCCTGTGACCTATATGTGGCGGCCGCATGTGCGGTCTGCCATTAAAGATGTGGAGAAAAGTGATGGGTTACATGATGCCGAAACAATTGACAACTCTTCTGCCTTACGCTTGGTCTGGATATGGATACATGCTGCAGCTTTTAAAGAAGGATTTGATGCTGTGGAATGTGCTTCTCGAAGGGAG AATGAGAAGGTTGGTGGTCATGTTAATTGTATTTCTCTCGAGAGTCAATTAGGAAAAGTGGAAGTGATGGGTTCAAAGGCATCTCAACTTCTTCAGAAGATACTACATCCTGTTAAGAG TTTTCCGCAGAATAATATGGATTTGAAGGAATGCTCTGTGGATGAGACTCAAGATGAACCTCAGCTTAATATTTTTTACTCTGAGAATGAAGATTGCACATCATCCTCAATTATCTCTCTCGTTGTTAATGATCCTCGTATTGTAACTGGGAAGGCTGAAGATCAGACATCAGCTGGAATTCAAGATAGTATTTTAGAGTCAGTCTCATCACCATGCTTTAGGAATGGTGAAAGCATGAATTTATGGCATGCCGCCAATGGAATTTACCCCCCTGTTGAAGAAAGTATTCTTTGCAGAGAAAAATATCATCAACGCATGGCATTTTATTGCCTTAATGATCAAAGCAGTAGTATGTTAAATGAACCATCTAAGGAGCAGTGTTCTACTGTATGCCCAATTCTGCTTTTAAAGAACAGTCACCCAAAGAATTCCATTGTGAG ATGGTCTATTATACTTCCGATCAGTTGGGTCAAAGCATTTTGGATTCCTCTGTTGTCTCTTGGAGGCCGTGCTATAGGTTTGAGAGAAAAGCATTGGATTGCATGTGAA GTTGGGCTGCCATATTTTCCTTCAGACTTTCCTGGTTGCAGTGCCTACTCATGTTTTATGGAAAATGAAGCAGCTGACTCTGTTCGAGATGCAGAGCTTCGTCCTCCTTCTGTGAAGCCTTTCTGCATTCCAATTTCGCCTCCATGGGACGTTGTTTCTTACGCTTTTAACAAAAAGAAAATTACTGGGTCAGAAAATCATATTTTTCCAGATATTTTATCTTCCGAAAATATGAACAACTTAGCTACCAACTCCCATAAAGATTTCCATAGAGATCCATGTTGTAAAAATGGTGTTTCATTTGATGGTTTGGTACCAAGGTCAGCTCGTTTGCTGGCTAGATTCCTCAGCGGCATTAATAATTGTGAACTTCACTTATTCCCTAGTATGCCTGAAAGAAAAAGCTgcataaataaaattatgaaggATATAGAGATATCTAAGCAGGGCCTAGACGATAACATCCTTGTGAATTATGACCATAAATTATGCTTTATCAGAATTCTTATTCATGCGTACAAGGATGGTGTCTTTGAAGACGGAGCTGTTGTTTGCGCCCCTCATATATCTGATCTTGCGTTCATGACTTCCAG ACTGGACAACAAATTTGAACTGAAAATTCCGGATACACTTTTGAGATCATATTTTGTACAACAACCAACTGGTAAATGGGATCTTCAGGAACCCAGCGACCCTGCTGGTAAGGAGTCTCACAGATGGCCGATTGGATTTGTCACTACAGGATTTGTTCATGGAAG CAAGAAATCAGTGGCAGGGGCCTTTTGTGAAGCAGTCTTACTTGCCCGTCTTAGGGAAGAGCAGTGGAATGCTGTGCCTGCAAAACGGAGGAAGGAGATATATGTTTTGGTGAGGAATCTGAGGTCCACGGCCTACAGACTTGCTCTTGCGGAAATTGTACTAGAACAACATGAACAAGATGTTGAGTACATGTAG